Proteins encoded together in one Exiguobacterium sp. BMC-KP window:
- a CDS encoding DUF1836 domain-containing protein, whose translation MYDAQAVQTLSSCLQRLNEGKGIEPLVATEGTELPKVINRLKQFDPLKNGLSINEIVHLANALIGEHMSATTIQNWTKREVRDIIGVPHRGKKYSINQASIIYLLDDLKHLFSLEETRELLTIVFQNPNIDEDDLISPLNFYLVYTQHAETSGPIELTEKRLRRSLERINAYRPETVHVLQLCLYARRVSHLTHEAKQRLYHVLQTT comes from the coding sequence ATGTATGATGCTCAAGCAGTCCAAACATTATCAAGTTGTCTGCAACGTTTGAATGAAGGCAAAGGAATCGAGCCACTCGTTGCAACAGAAGGAACAGAATTGCCGAAGGTCATCAATCGTCTGAAACAATTCGATCCATTGAAAAATGGTCTATCCATCAATGAAATCGTTCATTTGGCAAATGCCTTGATTGGAGAACACATGTCAGCAACGACGATTCAGAACTGGACGAAACGTGAAGTACGGGACATCATCGGTGTACCGCATCGCGGAAAGAAATACTCAATCAATCAGGCCTCTATCATCTACCTACTGGACGATTTAAAACACCTCTTCTCGCTAGAAGAAACACGGGAACTGCTAACGATTGTCTTCCAGAACCCGAACATCGATGAGGATGATTTGATCAGCCCACTCAATTTTTATCTCGTCTATACACAACATGCGGAGACGAGCGGACCGATTGAATTGACGGAGAAGCGTCTCAGACGCTCGCTCGAGCGTATTAACGCGTATCGCCCTGAAACTGTCCATGTCCTGCAACTCTGTCTCTATGCCCGTCGTGTGTCGCATCTGACGCACGAAGCCAAACAACGCCTTTATCATGTTCTTCAAACGACATGA
- a CDS encoding ATP-binding protein has protein sequence MAEHSSPSSLRIIHATLRAMKDPVLLIDANGKIQFHNDAFQHQFMTAPKIETVQELFPITDDFFPLQKEAVISATHQLTITAIEATDYFLVHVAPLKVDDLFGSSLDVALFITDIEFRIQACNEVASTLFQFDHAEDIIGLQPTILHDAKEMATRRQHLEQLNLKDLSDAQLLLLHGREAENDWTYHRLDGSTFHGRLYMTRLPNDTYFLLIQDITTQKQIEWHLTKSERRFRLFSESVVEAVIFHDHGIIIDANRAAEVIFRTKLEKMKGKTTLELIHPDHHARVLQRIEQHREEPYEVLGQRADGTSVEIEVFPREIIYNNIRMRVAVVRDITERKKIEKMLEREKNAIMRQRDITQSILQASNEGFLLTEEDGSFIFMNVKARKLLDVPGIAPSKIQERISLIPNLDLTTRFDMLRQVEELLAGKHSELSFRFTLQRPNESSPLYFEFYATAIKKEKSRISRHGFLFVFRDRTEEAKMDQVKDELVSTVSHELRTPLSSILGYMELLRYKEQPPARIERYVEIVHEETKRLTTLLNEFLDIQRLESGKQEYAFSSFSLRELLVATVDAYGETVDSHRIDLELPEDSVLIFADEHKIKQVILNLLSNAIKYSPQADHIQVNLSVNSEQATLSVTDHGLGIPQNAFEKLFTKFYRVDNSDIRKIGGTGLGLAICKEIIESHGGAISVESEINAGSTFTVMLERDPRKDWN, from the coding sequence ATGGCAGAACATTCATCCCCCTCATCTTTACGAATCATCCATGCGACGTTACGTGCTATGAAAGACCCCGTTCTTCTTATCGATGCAAATGGAAAGATTCAATTTCATAATGACGCCTTTCAACATCAGTTCATGACCGCTCCGAAAATAGAAACAGTCCAGGAACTTTTTCCGATCACGGATGATTTCTTTCCGTTACAGAAGGAAGCCGTCATTTCAGCGACGCATCAATTAACAATCACAGCGATTGAAGCGACCGACTATTTCCTCGTCCATGTCGCTCCTCTAAAAGTCGATGACTTATTCGGTTCATCACTTGATGTCGCTTTATTCATTACAGATATAGAATTTCGGATCCAGGCATGTAACGAGGTAGCAAGTACCTTGTTTCAATTTGATCACGCCGAAGATATCATCGGTCTTCAACCAACGATCTTACATGATGCAAAGGAAATGGCTACCCGCCGTCAACATCTCGAACAACTGAACTTAAAGGATTTATCGGATGCTCAACTCCTCCTACTTCATGGACGGGAAGCTGAAAACGACTGGACGTACCATCGCTTGGATGGTTCAACCTTTCATGGACGACTTTATATGACACGTTTACCGAACGATACGTATTTCCTACTCATTCAAGACATCACGACGCAAAAACAAATCGAATGGCACCTAACGAAAAGCGAGCGTCGATTCCGACTCTTCTCGGAATCTGTCGTCGAAGCCGTCATCTTTCATGATCATGGCATTATCATTGATGCCAATCGCGCAGCAGAAGTCATCTTCCGCACAAAACTCGAGAAGATGAAAGGAAAAACGACACTTGAATTGATTCATCCGGATCATCATGCACGCGTCTTACAGCGCATCGAGCAGCATCGTGAAGAACCTTACGAAGTGCTCGGTCAACGTGCCGATGGAACTTCTGTCGAAATCGAAGTCTTCCCGCGTGAAATCATCTATAACAATATCCGTATGCGTGTCGCCGTCGTCCGTGATATCACGGAACGAAAAAAAATCGAGAAAATGCTCGAGCGCGAAAAAAATGCTATCATGCGCCAACGTGACATCACACAATCGATTCTTCAAGCGTCCAACGAAGGCTTCTTACTGACAGAAGAGGATGGAAGTTTTATCTTCATGAACGTCAAAGCGCGTAAGTTACTTGATGTTCCAGGTATTGCACCAAGTAAAATCCAAGAACGGATCAGCTTGATTCCGAACCTTGATCTGACTACTCGATTCGATATGCTCCGCCAAGTCGAGGAGCTACTCGCCGGAAAACATTCTGAACTATCATTTCGTTTTACGTTACAGCGACCGAATGAGTCCAGTCCGCTCTATTTCGAATTTTATGCCACAGCAATCAAAAAGGAGAAGAGTCGTATTTCCCGTCATGGTTTCTTATTCGTTTTCCGTGACCGGACGGAGGAAGCAAAGATGGATCAAGTAAAGGATGAACTCGTCAGTACGGTATCACATGAGTTGCGGACACCACTGTCTTCCATCCTTGGTTATATGGAATTACTCCGATATAAAGAGCAACCACCTGCTAGAATCGAACGTTATGTTGAGATCGTCCACGAAGAAACGAAACGACTGACAACTCTGTTAAATGAGTTTTTAGACATCCAGCGACTAGAAAGTGGAAAGCAAGAATATGCCTTTTCATCGTTCTCATTACGTGAGCTTCTAGTAGCGACCGTCGATGCTTATGGCGAGACCGTCGATTCACATCGCATTGATCTGGAACTACCAGAGGATTCTGTCCTGATTTTTGCGGACGAGCATAAAATCAAGCAAGTCATTTTAAACTTACTGTCTAACGCCATTAAATATTCTCCACAGGCGGATCATATACAAGTAAATCTTTCAGTAAACTCGGAACAAGCAACGTTATCTGTAACGGATCATGGACTAGGCATTCCACAAAATGCTTTTGAAAAGCTCTTTACGAAATTTTACCGCGTCGATAACTCAGACATCCGGAAAATTGGTGGTACAGGACTCGGTCTTGCCATTTGCAAGGAAATCATTGAATCGCATGGTGGAGCGATTTCAGTCGAATCAGAAATCAATGCTGGTTCGACATTCACTGTCATGCTTGAACGCGACCCAAGAAAGGACTGGAATTGA
- a CDS encoding restriction endonuclease yields the protein MKRLKRKRLLLATLFAMVGIFGTYFFSSSWEPLILIVSIVGCILFLLLSILTPSLEKQLDRMEGREFEEWLADLFETAGYRVELTPASRDFGADLLIEDERGYKIAIQAKRYSAAVGLEAVQQVAASVPFYGMDEGWVVTNSTFTEAAYQLAEPNQVRLIDREELLAFAKEMNLH from the coding sequence ATGAAACGATTGAAACGAAAACGTTTATTACTGGCAACTTTGTTTGCAATGGTAGGAATTTTCGGAACTTATTTTTTTTCGAGTTCTTGGGAACCTTTAATCTTAATCGTCAGTATAGTAGGATGTATCCTTTTTCTTCTTTTGTCCATTTTAACGCCGTCGCTTGAAAAGCAACTCGATCGAATGGAAGGACGAGAATTTGAAGAATGGCTTGCCGATTTGTTTGAAACAGCAGGATATCGGGTTGAGCTGACACCTGCTTCGCGCGACTTCGGAGCAGATTTGTTGATAGAGGATGAACGAGGGTATAAGATTGCCATCCAGGCAAAGCGATATAGTGCGGCTGTAGGGCTCGAAGCGGTTCAACAGGTCGCTGCCTCTGTTCCATTCTATGGAATGGACGAGGGATGGGTCGTTACGAATTCGACCTTTACGGAAGCCGCGTATCAACTGGCAGAACCGAATCAGGTTCGCCTCATCGATCGGGAAGAATTGCTCGCATTTGCAAAGGAGATGAACCTGCATTAA